One Sodalinema gerasimenkoae IPPAS B-353 DNA segment encodes these proteins:
- the bioD gene encoding dethiobiotin synthase, with translation MTTLAIAGTDTDTGKTILTGALLAYTQQYLPQLSVGLMKPIQSGVGDREWFQERFELNQSPQSLNPQFFNAPLAPPLAAEQEGRNIDLAPVWRELQGLRNSRDLLLVEFLGGLGSPVTWELTVADLARDWRLPTLLVVPVKLGAIAQAVANVALARQMKVNILGIVLNCVEPRSPDEIAQWTPQDLIESLTQLPVLGCIPHLSDSGDSQKLAAVAASLDLETILGPLSRRVA, from the coding sequence ATGACAACTTTGGCGATCGCCGGAACCGATACTGATACGGGCAAAACTATCCTCACCGGGGCCCTATTGGCCTATACTCAGCAGTATCTCCCCCAACTCTCCGTGGGGTTAATGAAACCAATTCAGTCCGGGGTGGGCGATCGCGAGTGGTTCCAAGAACGCTTTGAGCTGAATCAATCTCCCCAATCCCTCAATCCTCAGTTTTTCAATGCCCCTCTGGCCCCTCCTCTAGCGGCGGAACAAGAAGGACGTAACATTGATTTAGCCCCAGTCTGGCGGGAACTGCAAGGGTTGCGCAACAGCCGTGATTTACTCTTGGTGGAGTTTCTCGGCGGTTTAGGCTCCCCGGTGACCTGGGAACTGACGGTGGCGGATTTAGCTCGGGATTGGCGACTTCCGACTCTCTTAGTGGTTCCCGTGAAACTGGGGGCGATCGCCCAGGCGGTGGCCAATGTAGCCCTGGCCCGTCAGATGAAAGTAAATATCTTGGGGATTGTCCTCAATTGCGTGGAACCCCGATCCCCAGACGAGATTGCGCAATGGACTCCCCAGGATTTAATCGAATCTCTAACCCAGTTACCGGTGTTAGGTTGTATCCCCCATCTGTCTGATAGTGGAGATAGCCAAAAACTGGCAGCCGTTGCCGCCAGTTTAGACTTAGAGACAATTCTTGGTCCGTTATCAAGAAGAGTAGCTTAA
- the hpsO gene encoding hormogonium polysaccharide biosynthesis glycosyltransferase HpsO, with protein MKILVASHTYIVDLNREKLRELARLEPGTEVTVVVPKRWKPGGVQNKQVESQPIDEGAFRVVPVSNFSQNQQGLLTFGWDLVSLLREFRPDIIQVEQGAKALGYAEFITLNRLLKLKAKNVFFTWWNLPYEVKFPLSVLERYNLKHTDGVVVGNQDGANILRDHGYEGEMTVLPQLGVDEQLFCPQNVLDLREELGITPQEFVVGFVGRFVEEKGLLTLAKALEGLADRPWRWLLLGRGPLREQLESWAQEQGLTDKLTFVESVPHDQVCRYINLLDTLVLPSETTYEFKTLSSVGWKEQFGHVLIEAMACRVPVIGSDSGEIPHVIGESGLVFPEGNAEELRDCLLRLMENPELAGELAQRGYHRGLADYTNRAIAQKQLAFYQQLLSHH; from the coding sequence ATGAAAATTTTAGTTGCTAGTCATACCTACATTGTTGACCTCAACCGGGAAAAGTTACGGGAGTTAGCCCGTTTAGAACCCGGAACTGAGGTGACCGTTGTGGTTCCCAAACGTTGGAAACCGGGAGGAGTCCAGAACAAACAGGTAGAAAGTCAGCCCATTGATGAGGGAGCATTTCGGGTTGTGCCGGTGTCGAACTTTAGTCAGAATCAACAGGGATTATTAACATTTGGCTGGGATTTAGTCTCATTGTTGCGAGAGTTTCGCCCGGATATTATTCAAGTTGAGCAAGGTGCTAAAGCTTTAGGCTACGCGGAGTTTATTACCCTTAATCGACTCTTGAAACTCAAGGCTAAAAATGTATTTTTTACGTGGTGGAACTTGCCCTATGAGGTGAAGTTCCCCTTGTCGGTGTTGGAGCGGTATAACTTAAAACATACCGATGGGGTGGTAGTGGGAAACCAAGATGGGGCAAATATCCTACGAGACCATGGTTATGAGGGGGAAATGACAGTTTTGCCACAACTTGGGGTGGATGAACAGCTTTTCTGTCCTCAGAATGTTTTGGATTTGCGAGAGGAACTAGGAATCACCCCGCAAGAGTTTGTGGTTGGCTTTGTGGGACGCTTTGTGGAAGAAAAAGGCTTACTGACTCTCGCGAAGGCTTTAGAGGGATTAGCTGATCGCCCCTGGCGCTGGCTTCTTTTAGGACGAGGACCCCTGCGGGAACAGCTAGAGTCCTGGGCCCAAGAACAGGGGTTAACGGACAAACTCACTTTTGTCGAGAGTGTTCCCCATGACCAGGTCTGCCGCTATATTAATCTCTTGGATACCTTAGTGTTACCGTCGGAAACCACCTATGAGTTTAAAACCCTTTCCTCGGTGGGCTGGAAAGAACAGTTTGGCCATGTCCTAATTGAGGCGATGGCCTGTCGAGTTCCGGTGATTGGTTCCGATTCGGGGGAAATTCCCCATGTGATTGGTGAGAGTGGTTTGGTGTTCCCTGAAGGGAACGCCGAGGAACTGCGGGATTGTTTGCTAAGGTTGATGGAAAACCCGGAGTTAGCCGGGGAACTGGCTCAACGGGGCTATCATCGGGGGTTAGCTGACTATACCAATCGGGCGATCGCCCAGAAGCAGTTGGCCTTTTATCAGCAGCTCCTCAGTCATCATTAA